In the Streptomyces sp. SJL17-4 genome, TGTACGGTCTCCGGTTCGTCGTCGCTGAGGCAGTGCCGCGACACCTCGTCGACGGTCGGAAAGGGAATCCGGACCCTGCCGGGAGGGCCCCCGAGATTCTCGGGGGTGGTCCCCGTACCCGCCGCGGTGCACGGCTCGGTCACGAGGGGCCACCGCCGTCCGGCCGCCAGAGGGGCTGCTCCGGCCGGTGCCCGTCGCCGGTGCTTCGCGGCCTGGCCGAGACCACCGGTCCGGCTTCCGGCGCGGCGGAACCGCCGTCGCCTTCATGCCCGTCGCCGTCTGCCCATCCGTCGTCACCTCCGTGCCGGTCGCCGTCCCCGCGCCCGGCGGCGGCCGTCGGCCGTACCGCCGTCACCAGCGCGGCAGACAGGGCCACCAGCGTGAGCACCTGCGCCAAGCCGCTGAACGCGCCGGTCCCGTCGGCGACCGGATCCCCGGCGCCCAGGGCCGCGACGAGTCCGGCGCCGCCCATCGCCACCGCCGCTGTCGGGACCAGCACACCCGGCCTGAATCGCGCCGCCACGGCGAGTACGGGCACGACCAGGGCCAGCGGCCCCGCCGCCACCGCGACGACCGCGGTCAGCACCAGCGTTCCGAGCAGCATCCCCGGGGCCGCCGGTTCGGGCAGCTTCTCGTCGGTGCCACCGTCGTCGCGCCGACGGCCCACGAAGGCCAGGGCGGCCAGGGCGACGAGCGCGAGCGCACCGCCGGCCAGGGCCGTCCGGTACGAACCGGAGGGCTCGAACTCCATGGTCACCGTGCCGGAGGCGCCGGCCGGGATCACCCAGGCCTGCTGCCAGCCGTCGAGGCGCACCGGCTCGAGCTCCGTGCCGTCCAGGGTGGCCTTCCAGCCGTCGTTGGCGTTCTCGTAGGTCCGCAGGTAGGCGGCCTCGCCCGCGCCCGCCGACACCGAGACGGTCCGGCTGTCGTCGGCCCACCTGGTGACGGTGGCCTCGCGGCCCGCCGCTCCGTCCATGGCCCGCGGGGTGCCGCGGGTCAGCGTGACGTCGGTGATCGCCAGCGGGCCCGCGTCACTCGCCTCCACCTCGTGGTCGCCGGACGGGAGCTCCAGGGTGCCGTCCTTCTCCTCGCCCGCGCAGAGGGTGACGGTGACGGGGCGCCGCTCGGTGAGGTCCCGGACGAGCCCGGAGGCCTTCGTCTTGTGCAGGACACCGCCCACGGCGAGGTCAGGACCCTCACCGCACGGCAGCGAGAAGCGGGCGGACGACTTCGGCCGCGGCACCCGCAGGTCGGCAAGGGCGGGAACGTGCACCTCGCTCAGCCCGACGGGCAGTTGCAGCTGCGCGTCCGCCACCGGGTTGTGAACGGTGAGCGGCGCGACCCTGGTGAGGGAGATGTCGAGCCGGTTCGTCTCGATCGCCGGGAAGCGGACCCGCCCGTTCTCGTCCACGTCGGCCACCGCGGCGCCGTGCGGGGAGCTGATCATCACCTGCTCGGGCCGGGTGGACACCCCGCCCGCCGGCGCGAGGATGATCTCGTCGATCTTCTTCATCGAGGGCCAGCTCAGGTGGACGACCGGCCGGTCGCCGGCGATCCAGGCGGTCGTCAGATCGCCGTCGACCAGGTTGCGGGCGCCGAGTGAGGTGCCGTTGCGGCTGGTGGAATCCACGGCGGCGGTCAGCCGGTTCTTCGATCCGGGGGCCGAGCGGTCGAGCAGTCGGTCCAGCGCGCCGCCGGGTACGGCGACGGCTCGCGCGGACACCTCGTACTCGCCCGACTCCTCGGTGCTGAACCGCCGGTGCAGTCCCACCTCGGCCGAGGCGGGCGACAGGCCGCCTGCGTCGGTACCGCGGTGCAGGGAGTACACGGTCGCCTCCGCGTCGGTGTTCTCCGCGTCGGCGGGCAGCTCCAGCAGGCGCGTCACCTGCACGTCCGGGATCGACACCTCGGAGAATCCGGCGCCGGAGAGTCCCGGGCGCGCCTGCTGAGCGGCAAGGACGGTGATCTTCATCCAGGAGGCCTCACCGGCGGGGGCCTTGACGGTCTGCGGCAGGCCGTCCGTCCGCAGGGGGCTGTCGGCCGAGCCGCGGTCGGTCTCGATCCGCACCTGGGTGGGCGCCGCGCGCATGGCGTCGCCCGGCAGGGGCGTCAGCTGGATCGAGGCCGGGATGTCGGTCGGCCGGGAGAAGTCCACCCGGAGCCACTGTCCGACCGGCTCGCCGGGGCTGCCCTCGGCCCACGCGGTGTCCGGGTTGCCGTCGAAGGCGTTCACCGGGTCGTACTGCGGCAGGTGGAACAGCCAGTTGCCGCTGCTGGAGGCCGTCACGGCCTGGGCGCCGCGCAGCATCGCCGTCGTCTGGTGACCGGTGCCCTCCGACGGCAGGATCTGCTTGGGCTCCTCGCCCGGGTTCTGCAGGCTGCCGGAGTGATTGCGCTCGTCCGCGGTGTAGGTGTACGAGGTGTTGTTGTTGACCAGGCCGAACCGGGTGTCGGCCCGGCGCAGTCCGTCCGCGACCGCCTTCACCGGTGCCACGACGCCCTTGGGAAGGGTGTCCCCCGCCAGTACGGCCGGACGGCCGGTCATCGAGGGATCGGCGGACAGCTGGAGCAGCGCCTCGGGTCCGCCACTGACCACGGCCGTGTCGGCCACGGCCGAGACGCCGACCCTGCCGGGCCTCCCGGCGTCCTGCGGCTGGTAGATCTCCACGGCCTGGAGCCGCGGGTAGAGCCCCTGGACCTGGAGCGGGGTGCCGGCGGCGATGCGCCCGCCGGTCACCAGCGGGCCGAATCCGGTGACCTTGCGGTAGCCGGACGACTCCAGGGTCCGCTTCACCGTCTGCGGCGGGACGTAGCCGATCTGGTCGGGGTCGAGGTCGTTGCGGACGACCACCTCGTGCATGCCGGCCCGGGCAAGGTACGCCCGGAGGCCCCGGACCTCGGCGCCGGACAGCAGCGCCTGCTCGACGGCGTCCGTCATACGGCGTGCTCCGGGGGTGCCGAAGGGGACGAAGTCGCGCTGTGCCCAGGGGGTCTCGGCCAGCACGTCGAACGGCTGGTCGATGGGGGAACCCCAGGTGTAGATGCCGTGCGCGGTCGCGGGGACGACCAGGGCCCGGCTGTCCCGGGCATGGTCCTTGAGCCAGCCGGCGGCCTGCTCCCAGTGGGTGGGCAGCTTGGTGAACGCTCCGGGCTGGAGGATCGAGCCGTTGACGTACGGGAGCGCCAGACCGGGCAGGACGAGCACGGCCGCGGCCGCGGGCACCCAGCGGCGACCGCGGAGTGCGTGAGAGCCTCTGCTCTCGGACAGCACGGCCGTCAGATGGGCGAGTCCGAGGACGAGCGCGAGGGCCAGTCCCGGCTGGAACTTGTAGATGTTGCGGAACGGCTTCAACGGCCCGTTCAGCCAGTCCTGGACGGCGCCGTGGAAGGGACCGCCGAAGGATCCGGCGTACCCGGCGAGCGCGATCAGGACGACGGCCAGGACGGTCAGGAGCAGCCACCGGCGCTCCGGCAGGTCCCGCCGTGCCAGGCCGGCGAGGCCGAGCGCCGCGGCGAACGCCGAGCCGAGGACGGTGACGACGGAGGTCGCGACGGTCCAGCCGGCGGGCAGCCACGCCTCACCGAAGTTCAGGTAGGCCACCCAGTTGCCGGCGCCGCGCAGCAGCTCGGTCGCGGACATGGTGGCGGTGGTGGTGTCGGCCTGCTCGACGTACGGCATGAAGTTCTCGCCGTACGCGCCCAGCAGGAGCAGCGGCACCACCCACCACACGGTGGCGAGGAAGACGCCCGGGATCCACCAGCCGAGCAGCGCGCGCCGGCGCCGGCCGGGCGGGCGGCTGAGGAGGTAGAGGCCCACGGGCAGCAGCGCGGCCAGTGTCGAGGCGGCGTTCACGCCGCCCATGAAGGGGATCAGCAGGGCCGACCGTGCGGCGGCCTTCCGGGGGCTGTACGCCGCGGAGGTCAGCGGCAGCAGCACCCAGGGCAGCAGGGCACCGGGCAGCGCGGCGGCGGAGGTCGAGCCGATGACGATCGTGAAGGTGGGCCACAGCGCGTAGGCCACGGCGCCGAGGACCCGGGTCGCGGGCGTCCCCACGCGCAGCCGCTCGGCGAGCCGGAGCGCGCCCCAGAACGCGGCGGTCACGATGGCCGAGAGCCAGAGCCGTTCGGCCAGCCAGACCGGCACCTGCAGCAGGTCCATGAGCCCGTAGTAGGGGAGTGCCGGGAAGGCGTAGCCGACGTACTGGTTGGCTATGCCGCCGAGGCCGACGTTCCCGTTCCACAGCGAACCGAGGTCGCCGAGGAAGCGCCAGGGGTCGAGGGCGACGCCGAGTTTGGTCTCGAACGTCATCTTCCCCGGTGACACCGCGAGGAACGCCACCAGGACGAGGGCCCAGAAAGCGAACAGCAGGCGGCGTCCGCGCGGTTCGCCGGACGCCTCCGCCGGCGTCGGGCCGGGCTGCGGCACCCGGGTGGGCGCCTGGACCGTAGTGGTCATGACCGTTCCTCGCTTCGCATGCTCATGGGCTTCGCCTGAGAATCAGCAGCAGATTCCAGGTGGCGATCTCGCGGAGTCCCGGCACCCGGGTGATCGTGCTCGCGAGGAACGGCCAGTAGCGTGACCGCGCTGTCACGACCTGCACGTCGTCGCGACCGCGGACGTGCCGCAGGGTGGAACCGATGTGGACGGGGAAGAGGTTCTCCCCGAGCGTGTGCTTGGCCGCGCGGCCGGTGCGGCGTTCGTAGCGCGCGCGGGCCCGCTCCGCCCCGAGGTAGTGCCACGGCGCGGTCTCGTGACCTCCCCAGGGCGAGAGCCAGTTGGTGAACGACAGGTAGATCAGCCCGCCGGGGCGGGTGACCCGCGCCATCTCGCTGATGAACGTCTGCGGATCCGACACGTGCTCGAGCACGTTGGACGAGAAGCACACGTCCGCGACGCCGTCGGCGAGCGGCAGCAGGTACCCGTCGGCGAGGACCGCGTCCTCGGTGGTACGGCCGCGGGCGTTCAGCTCCCGCGGGTCGGGCTCGAAGAGGTAGCTCTGCGCGCCCCGGCGGCGGAACTCCTCGGTGAAGTGTCCGCTGCCGCCGCCGACGTCGACGACGATCTTGCCGGCCAGATCGACATGGCGTGCCACCTGGGCGACCGAGTCACGGGCCAACAGGGTGTAGCACCGCTCGGGGTCGCTGGGTTCGCGCATGAACGCCCGGAAGAGGGCGGCCGACCGCCTCAACGACGGGTCCTTGAAGCCGTGTTCGGCGGTGCCCGCCGACGGGTTCTCGAAGCCGTGTGCGGTGTCGTCGGCCGATGGAGCTCCGGGCTCGCGCTCGGTGGTCTCAGTCATGGACACTCCTGCCGCGTCCGGGGACCGCGGTGCGGGCCACGGCCTCGGCGGCGACCGCCTGGAACTGACGGACCGTCGCGCTCCAGCGGAAGCGCTTGGCGCGCAGCACCGCGGCACGCCCCATGGCCGCGCGCCGGTCGGCACTGAGGGACAGGGCGCACCACGCGGCGGCGAACGAACTCTCGCCCCGGGCGAGCACGCCGGTCTCCCCGTCCTCGACGGAGTCGCGCAGGCCGGGGATGTCGAATCCGATCGCGGGGGTGGCCCGCGCGGCCGCCTCGGTGACGACCAGGCCCCAGCCCTCGACGAGGGAGGGGTGCAGGAGCAGCCACGCCTCGCACATCAGCCGGTGCTTCTCGGCTTCCGACACCCTGCCGGCGAACGTCACGGAGGGGCCGGCCATGGCTTCGAGCCGCTCCCGTTCGGGGCCGTCGCCCACGATGACGAGCCGGCCGCCGGTGACGGGGCGCACCCGCTCCCACAGCCGCAGGAGCAGGTCGACGCGCTTGTACTCCACCAGCCGGCCGACGGCCAAGAACAACGGTTCCCTCGCCTCGGGCAGCAGGGGGGCGGGCTCTTCGACGCCGTTGTTGACGATCCGGATGCGGTCCGGTGCCACGCCGATGGCGCGCAGCTCGGCGGCGGTCGACTCGGAGACGGCCACCATCAGGTTGTCGCGATGGGTGCCGGCCAGTGCCCAGTGCTCCAGTCTGCGTCCGAGCCGTGCCGCCGGGCCCGGGTAGCGCATCTGCCAGAGATCGGTGTGTACGTGGTTGACCAGGCACAACGTGGGCCCGCGGTGCCACAGCGGTGCGAGGTACGGCATGCCGTTGCACACTTCGACCAGCAGGTCGCAGTCGCCGACCTCACGGGCGAAGGTCGACCTGGCATGCAGGAAGTGACTCGCGTCGCCTCCCGCGGAGACCACCCGGTAGTCGCGTGCGGCGGCCGGACCTCCGCACACGAGCGTGACGTCGTGGCCGTCGGCGGTCAGACCGTCGGCTATCCGGTCGATGAGCAGTTCCGATCCGCCGGCGGCCCGGTTGGCCAGGTCGCGGCGGGCGAGGAAGGTGATCCGACGCGGCGCGGCCGTCACGGGGGACGCGGCGTGCGGATCGAGGGCGAGCGAGTCGGTGACGTGGCTGCCGGTGCGTGCTTGAGCGGGGACGGAAGGGGAGTCCTCCTGGCCGGGGGCCAGGGCGGACGAGCGCTGGGGCATAGAGGTGCTCCAACTCGGCGGCTGAGGGTGGGATGCGCACGGGGATACGCATGAGGGTGTGCCGGGCTTCCGGGGATGAAGCGCTGGGCTGGCTCGTACGGGGTCTGTGGGTACGGGTACTGCGGGGCACGGGACTGCGGTACGGGTACTGCGGGGGTACGGGGACTGCGGTACGGGTACTGCGGGGCACGGGACTGCGGGGGACGGGACTGCGGACACCGCGGGGGCCGGCAGCCGAGGGTGGCGGCCGGTTCCAGCGGACACGTTGGCTTTACCGCGGGGTAACATCAGTGTTCGGTCGAGCATTCGTTCCGGCTACTCACGCCGATGACAATTTCGGGACTTTGGGCAGGCCCGTTTCACTCACTCTGTTGAGTGTTCGCCCCGCCGGGGACCGCGGATCAGCAGCACGGCGCCGACGACCGCCAGCAGACCGCCCGCCACGCCGCCCACGAGCGGCGCGGTCTCGCCGAGCAGCGCCAGCCGGCCGCTGTCGTCGGAGGCCAGCGCGACCTGCTCGCGCCGGGTCTTCTCCGTGAACTCCAGCCCCTCACTGGCCAGCAGGGTGACCGCGTCCTTCTTCGACCCCGGGGCCCGCAGCGTCTTCTTCGGCGCGATCAGCGCGTTCATGATCCGGCCCGTGCGCTGGTCCACGGTCAGCTCGATCCTCGCGTTGGAGTACCACTCCTCCGCGAGGATCTGGCCCCCCTTCGAGCTGCCCACCAGAACGCCGGGCACCAGACGGGTGCCGGTCGGGGTGGCCTCGACCTTGCCGACGAAGCGGTAGCCCTCGCGCCCGTCGACCTTCGCGACCTTCTCGAACTCCAGCGGCACGGTGGCACCCAGGGTGCTGTCCCACCAGGAGTAGGCGCGCTTCTCGACGTCGAACGGGAACTTCAGATAGGCCTCGCCCTCGAACTCGGGCTTCTCCTCGCAGCAGCGCACCGGCAGGTTCGTCCGGCGGTCGGTCACCCAGCGTTCGGTGGTCCACTGCAGGGATTTGCGCGGGTCGCCCAGCGCGAGCGTCTTCGGCGAGTCGATCTGGGTCGACACGTCCCAGATCGCGTTTCCGCTGCGCTCGCCGGCGGCGACGTCCCCCAGGACACGACGGGTGATCGTGAGCGTCTGGCCGTCCACCTCGGCGACGGACCCGGTGTCGAAGTAGCTGCCCCGACCGCTGAAGACCGTCGTGGAGTCCACATCGGTCGGTGTGCGCTTGGCGCGCGGCTCCACGTACCAGACCAGCAGCTGGGTGAGCACCAGCAGGAAGACTCCGACCCCCAGCAGAATCAGGGACAAAGGTGATATTGAACGACGCATACGGGTACTCCAATACGGGCGCGACGTGCGAGGGGGCTCGTGGGCCGTGTGGGAAGGAGGCGCACACACGGGGTGCAGCCTGACCGGGGCGAGAATGCGTACCCGGGAGTAACAGTCCTGTGGCGGCGAAATTAGGCGGCTCTTGACCACCTGTCAATGCGCCTCTCATACTGGCGGCGCCGGACCGGGCCGGCGCGCTGGGTGACAGACCTCGATGACCGAGAGGCCGATCATCCCCATGCCCAGACTGCTTGCCGCCTTCCTGACCTGCGTCGCCGCCGCCCTCCTGGCCGCGGGCGCCGCCTTCGGAATCGTCGCCGCTCTCGACGCCACACCCGAGCAGCGGAATGTGCCGCTCGTCACGTTCCCCGAATCGCCCACGGGCGACACGACCAGCACGGCCGGCTCCGGCGCGGGCTAGGTTGGATATGCGTCCCGCAGACCGAGCGCGTACGGACCGGACGCCCAGGAGCGGTGTGGTGGAAACGTCGTCAGCGTGGCACGACGTGCCACGAGAACGGATTCAGCAGTTCGCCGACCGCGCCCTGGAGCAGGTCCCCGAACTGGCCCAGGACATCCTCGCCGAGATCCGGCGGGAGTATCCGGGCCTGGTGCTCCTCCCTGACGAGTCCGGAGAACCGAAGGCCCTGGTGGCCATCCGGCACGCCCTCGAGCTCTTCGTGGAACAGATGACCACGGGGTCCGACCGGCCGCGTGCCCTCCCGGAGCTGTTCCGGGACTTCGGCCGCGGCGAGGTCTCCCAAGGGCGCAGCCTGGACTCCTTGCAGGGGATCTACCGGCTGGGCGTCCGCCTCTCCTGGCGGCGCATGGCGGAGGTCGGCCAGCAGGTCGACATCCCGCCTTCGGCCATGTACGAACTGGCCGAGTCGGCGTTCGAGTACCTCGACGTCATGGTGGCCCAGTCGGTACGCGGCTACGCCGAAGCCGTCGCCCGCCGGGCCGGGGAGCGCCTGCGCCTGCAACGGCTGCTCGTCGATCTCCTGCTCACCGAACACCGCACGGATCCGACCGCCCTGCTCGCCGACCGCGCGGCCGACCTGGGCTGGCAGCTGCCCGGGAGGGTCGCGGTGGCGGTGCTGCTCCGCCCCGCCCAGGAAGCCGTCGCCCCTGCCGTGGGCGACGAGATGCTGCTCGACATGGAAGGCGCGCAGCCGCGTCTGGTGGTACCGGACCCGGACGCCCCCGGACGAGCGGAGCTGCTGGACCGGGCGGTGACCGGCTGGTCCGGGGCGATCGGCCCGTCGGTCCCCCTGGCGGAGGCCGTCACGTCACTGCGCTGGGCGGAGGCCGCCGTCGGGATGATCGAGCAGGGGCTGCTGCCACGGGGGCGGCTCCTGCACTGCGGCGAGCACGTCGAAGCCCTGGTGCTGCTGCCCGCGGGTGAGCTGATCGACGATCTGGCGCGGCGGCGGCTGGCGCAGCTGGACGAGACCGGCGGCCCGGCGCACGCCCAACGACTCGCCGAGACGCTGCTGGCCTGGCTGGAGACACGGGGTGGTGCTCCCGAGGTGGCCGCCCGGCTCGGAGTCCACCCGCAGACGGTGCGCTACCGCCTGAGGCAGCTCCGTGAGTTGTGGGGCGACGACCTGGACGACCCGGACCGCCGCTTCGAACTGGAGCTGGCGCTCCGCGCCCGGCGGCTGCGCGGCGATCTGGCCCCACCGTCCGACTGACCTCGGGACGGCCAAGGCGAAGCGGGGATGATCTACGACTGCGAAAGTATCGCGAGCGGAAATCGGCCGACCGTATTCGGCCCCCTATTCGCCGCGCATACGACCGCACGCGAATCCCCCGGAGAATGAATTGCACCAAGCTGCCGGCGCCCTGGCATGATTCGGCCATATGGCATCGAAGCCGCAGGTCAGTGGCGTCACCGGTGGTTCCCGAAGTATCACCGGAAACCCACTTCAGTGACCCGGTCGGCCACCGATGGGTTGCAGACCGACTATCGGCGCGCACGGCTTTCCCTCGCAGCTCGGCCAGGCGACAGCCATGGGCCTGTTCCGGGGCCTCCGGTACGCGGACCCTTGTGGTGGGTATTGCGCTCAGTCGGCGCCCGCGGTGCCGGATGCGGGAGGATCCGCCAACGCTGCCCGCTCCGGGGCGTGGCTTATTTGTACCGTCCTCGCAGCGAATCACCCTTTGTTCTGGGTCCGGGTGAGAATTCATCGGAGGTTCCGACGCATCCTGCAACTTGACAGATTTGCGGCGCGAACAGCGGGTGAAACGGTGGAGCGGCGACCAGAGGCGGGAAAGGGGTGAAGGGGTCCCATGGGGCGAGATCGGGGCAAATTCAGGCAGTGGTTAAGGGGGATTTCAGCGATTCATCTGCGCAAGATGCATCGGGAATTGTATTGTGCAGTCGTCACCTCCCTGTGATCATCGTGGGCATGCCCGTCGTACCGTTAGCAGTGAGCCGCCTACAACCCTTTGGCGGACTTCTTGCAGAGCAAACAGGGGGGAACACTCATGCCTGTGATCTCGGACTTGCCCACCGACATGGCCGAATTACTGCTGGAGCCGCGACCCCCGATTCACGTCCTCGAGGTGACCGGTGACCGCTGGACCGGAAAGAGCACCCTGCTCGCCCAGTTGGCCGACGACGCGGAGGCGCGCGGCTGGCGGGTCGTCGTCGGGCGGGCGTCCGTGCAGCCCTCTTCGGCCCGGGCCCCCTTCGGACTGTTCCTCGGCGTGATGGACGACCTCCTGACCAGAGGAAGCACCTGCGTGGGGGACGAAGGACAGGAAGGGCGGGACGACGACGCGTTCGGCGGGCTGTTGGGGCTGGGCGAGGGGACCGCCGAGCTGCGGGACGACCCCGTCTTCCGGTACCAGAACTTCCGCGTCGTGCGCGGGCTCCTGGAGGAGGCCTCGGCCTCGCGCGGGCTGCTCATCGTCCTCGACGACGTGCACTGGGCCGATGAGAGCTCCCTGGAGCTCCTGGAACACCTCGTGCGTCATCCTCCGCGCGGAACCGTGCTGATCGCGCTGGCGCACCGGCCGCGCCAGAGCAGCCTTCAGCTGCACACCGTACTCAACGAGGCCGTACGGGACGGCCAGGCCCGCAGGGTCGTACCGCCCCGGCTCTCCGCCGAGGAGGCCGGAGCCCTGCTGCCCGAGGACATCAGCCGCGTACAGAGCTCGCTGCTCCTGGAGGCATCGGACCACAACCCCGGACTCCTCAAGGCCTTCGCCTCGATGCGGCTTCCCCCGCACCCCCAGTGGCCCTCCCGGGCCAACCTTCCCGTAGAGGCCCTCGCCGAGGTGCTCCGCGACTTCCACGCCCTGTCGTCGCTGGGCTGGCGAGTGGCCAGGGCCGCCGCGATCCTCGACGAACCGTTCAGCCTCAACGTCCTGCAAGCCGTCTCGCAGGTCGACGACGAGGAACTGCAGGCGGCGATCGACGAACTCGCCGGGCAGGACATCTTCGAGGCCGAAGCGGACGCCCGGCACCTCAGGTTCAGCAACTCCCTGCTCCGGGCCGCCGCCCACCAGTCGACCGGCCCCGGCTGGCTGCTCGGCGCACACGCCCGCGCCGCACGCCTGCTCGCCCGCCAGCGCACCGACGAGGTGCGGCTCGCGGAACACCTGCAGTTCCAGATCGCAGGTGAGGACAGTCGCACCAGCCGCCTCCTGCTGGACGCGGCCGCCGGCCACCGGTGGACGGACGCCATGGACGCCTCCGCCTGGGCCCAGGCAGCGCTGACCATCGGCGACTCGGGTGGCGACGAGGCCTGGGCCACGACCGTACTGGGCAGTGCGCTCGCCCTCTCGGGCCGGCTCGGCCGCAGTCTGGAAACGCTCCAGCGCGTGGGCGGGAGCACCGAATCCCCCGCCCATGGCGTGGAGGCGCTGCTCTGGACGGCCTGGGCCCGGCGGATGCTCGGCGAGGGGGAGTCGGCCGAGCGCGAACTGGCCGAGGCGGTGCGTTCGGCGTCA is a window encoding:
- a CDS encoding class I SAM-dependent methyltransferase, with protein sequence MREPSDPERCYTLLARDSVAQVARHVDLAGKIVVDVGGGSGHFTEEFRRRGAQSYLFEPDPRELNARGRTTEDAVLADGYLLPLADGVADVCFSSNVLEHVSDPQTFISEMARVTRPGGLIYLSFTNWLSPWGGHETAPWHYLGAERARARYERRTGRAAKHTLGENLFPVHIGSTLRHVRGRDDVQVVTARSRYWPFLASTITRVPGLREIATWNLLLILRRSP
- a CDS encoding glycosyltransferase family 4 protein; translated protein: MPQRSSALAPGQEDSPSVPAQARTGSHVTDSLALDPHAASPVTAAPRRITFLARRDLANRAAGGSELLIDRIADGLTADGHDVTLVCGGPAAARDYRVVSAGGDASHFLHARSTFAREVGDCDLLVEVCNGMPYLAPLWHRGPTLCLVNHVHTDLWQMRYPGPAARLGRRLEHWALAGTHRDNLMVAVSESTAAELRAIGVAPDRIRIVNNGVEEPAPLLPEAREPLFLAVGRLVEYKRVDLLLRLWERVRPVTGGRLVIVGDGPERERLEAMAGPSVTFAGRVSEAEKHRLMCEAWLLLHPSLVEGWGLVVTEAAARATPAIGFDIPGLRDSVEDGETGVLARGESSFAAAWCALSLSADRRAAMGRAAVLRAKRFRWSATVRQFQAVAAEAVARTAVPGRGRSVHD
- a CDS encoding alpha-(1->3)-arabinofuranosyltransferase family protein: MTTTVQAPTRVPQPGPTPAEASGEPRGRRLLFAFWALVLVAFLAVSPGKMTFETKLGVALDPWRFLGDLGSLWNGNVGLGGIANQYVGYAFPALPYYGLMDLLQVPVWLAERLWLSAIVTAAFWGALRLAERLRVGTPATRVLGAVAYALWPTFTIVIGSTSAAALPGALLPWVLLPLTSAAYSPRKAAARSALLIPFMGGVNAASTLAALLPVGLYLLSRPPGRRRRALLGWWIPGVFLATVWWVVPLLLLGAYGENFMPYVEQADTTTATMSATELLRGAGNWVAYLNFGEAWLPAGWTVATSVVTVLGSAFAAALGLAGLARRDLPERRWLLLTVLAVVLIALAGYAGSFGGPFHGAVQDWLNGPLKPFRNIYKFQPGLALALVLGLAHLTAVLSESRGSHALRGRRWVPAAAAVLVLPGLALPYVNGSILQPGAFTKLPTHWEQAAGWLKDHARDSRALVVPATAHGIYTWGSPIDQPFDVLAETPWAQRDFVPFGTPGARRMTDAVEQALLSGAEVRGLRAYLARAGMHEVVVRNDLDPDQIGYVPPQTVKRTLESSGYRKVTGFGPLVTGGRIAAGTPLQVQGLYPRLQAVEIYQPQDAGRPGRVGVSAVADTAVVSGGPEALLQLSADPSMTGRPAVLAGDTLPKGVVAPVKAVADGLRRADTRFGLVNNNTSYTYTADERNHSGSLQNPGEEPKQILPSEGTGHQTTAMLRGAQAVTASSSGNWLFHLPQYDPVNAFDGNPDTAWAEGSPGEPVGQWLRVDFSRPTDIPASIQLTPLPGDAMRAAPTQVRIETDRGSADSPLRTDGLPQTVKAPAGEASWMKITVLAAQQARPGLSGAGFSEVSIPDVQVTRLLELPADAENTDAEATVYSLHRGTDAGGLSPASAEVGLHRRFSTEESGEYEVSARAVAVPGGALDRLLDRSAPGSKNRLTAAVDSTSRNGTSLGARNLVDGDLTTAWIAGDRPVVHLSWPSMKKIDEIILAPAGGVSTRPEQVMISSPHGAAVADVDENGRVRFPAIETNRLDISLTRVAPLTVHNPVADAQLQLPVGLSEVHVPALADLRVPRPKSSARFSLPCGEGPDLAVGGVLHKTKASGLVRDLTERRPVTVTLCAGEEKDGTLELPSGDHEVEASDAGPLAITDVTLTRGTPRAMDGAAGREATVTRWADDSRTVSVSAGAGEAAYLRTYENANDGWKATLDGTELEPVRLDGWQQAWVIPAGASGTVTMEFEPSGSYRTALAGGALALVALAALAFVGRRRDDGGTDEKLPEPAAPGMLLGTLVLTAVVAVAAGPLALVVPVLAVAARFRPGVLVPTAAVAMGGAGLVAALGAGDPVADGTGAFSGLAQVLTLVALSAALVTAVRPTAAAGRGDGDRHGGDDGWADGDGHEGDGGSAAPEAGPVVSARPRSTGDGHRPEQPLWRPDGGGPS
- a CDS encoding DUF3068 domain-containing protein, with translation MRRSISPLSLILLGVGVFLLVLTQLLVWYVEPRAKRTPTDVDSTTVFSGRGSYFDTGSVAEVDGQTLTITRRVLGDVAAGERSGNAIWDVSTQIDSPKTLALGDPRKSLQWTTERWVTDRRTNLPVRCCEEKPEFEGEAYLKFPFDVEKRAYSWWDSTLGATVPLEFEKVAKVDGREGYRFVGKVEATPTGTRLVPGVLVGSSKGGQILAEEWYSNARIELTVDQRTGRIMNALIAPKKTLRAPGSKKDAVTLLASEGLEFTEKTRREQVALASDDSGRLALLGETAPLVGGVAGGLLAVVGAVLLIRGPRRGEHSTE
- a CDS encoding helix-turn-helix domain-containing protein, giving the protein MPRERIQQFADRALEQVPELAQDILAEIRREYPGLVLLPDESGEPKALVAIRHALELFVEQMTTGSDRPRALPELFRDFGRGEVSQGRSLDSLQGIYRLGVRLSWRRMAEVGQQVDIPPSAMYELAESAFEYLDVMVAQSVRGYAEAVARRAGERLRLQRLLVDLLLTEHRTDPTALLADRAADLGWQLPGRVAVAVLLRPAQEAVAPAVGDEMLLDMEGAQPRLVVPDPDAPGRAELLDRAVTGWSGAIGPSVPLAEAVTSLRWAEAAVGMIEQGLLPRGRLLHCGEHVEALVLLPAGELIDDLARRRLAQLDETGGPAHAQRLAETLLAWLETRGGAPEVAARLGVHPQTVRYRLRQLRELWGDDLDDPDRRFELELALRARRLRGDLAPPSD
- a CDS encoding AAA family ATPase, with translation MAELLLEPRPPIHVLEVTGDRWTGKSTLLAQLADDAEARGWRVVVGRASVQPSSARAPFGLFLGVMDDLLTRGSTCVGDEGQEGRDDDAFGGLLGLGEGTAELRDDPVFRYQNFRVVRGLLEEASASRGLLIVLDDVHWADESSLELLEHLVRHPPRGTVLIALAHRPRQSSLQLHTVLNEAVRDGQARRVVPPRLSAEEAGALLPEDISRVQSSLLLEASDHNPGLLKAFASMRLPPHPQWPSRANLPVEALAEVLRDFHALSSLGWRVARAAAILDEPFSLNVLQAVSQVDDEELQAAIDELAGQDIFEAEADARHLRFSNSLLRAAAHQSTGPGWLLGAHARAARLLARQRTDEVRLAEHLQFQIAGEDSRTSRLLLDAAAGHRWTDAMDASAWAQAALTIGDSGGDEAWATTVLGSALALSGRLGRSLETLQRVGGSTESPAHGVEALLWTAWARRMLGEGESAERELAEAVRSASGLGPVERAELLAGWVSCLLHLGRPVPAETMVELLGPVESLSAGERVRVHALCAMAGLRESGATGARARAQTDAAARILDPLRDDDFVEHMDGLFWLARAEAELKRTEAAIGHLERGLSMAEGRRFHTVVPLFAGTLARVESGAGDPHSAVRHAAVAVTAAGRTDSPYLRERCEGIHEELASGHGRAADIGRLAVPAGVVGRSGGEAGVAAGALDALSKRELQIAVLVSNGRTNSQIARALVISQKTVETHLGRIFKKLAVASRAEVAACVGRSQDHRVPLPRTGVGARSLLSSQAAS